One segment of Moorella sp. E308F DNA contains the following:
- a CDS encoding Gfo/Idh/MocA family protein: protein MNVGVIGAGNWGKNLVRTFHRLGELAGVAEVNPELQKAIRTDYPGVTVYKEAGEIIASDVPAVAVATPAHTHYRVAREALLAGKDVFVEKPLALSRAEAEELVDLAAAKNRILMAGHLLLYQPAIQWLKNYIASGAVGDVAYLSQERLKLGRVRAVENVLWSFGVHDIAVLLYLVGEKPQEVKAAGQCFLQEGIEDDVHVHLKFSGGVQAHLHVSWLWPEQRRRLTIAGSKAMLTYDELAQEVVLHKKRITPELHNRDEGSEVVFRGSEEPLLLECRHFLECIKERKEPLSNGRSALEVIEVLERAGKQLKEDGV, encoded by the coding sequence ATGAATGTAGGAGTAATCGGTGCGGGGAACTGGGGTAAAAACCTGGTGCGCACTTTCCACCGCCTGGGGGAACTGGCCGGGGTAGCGGAGGTAAATCCCGAGCTGCAAAAGGCCATCAGGACAGATTACCCCGGCGTTACGGTTTATAAAGAAGCCGGGGAAATTATCGCCAGCGACGTTCCTGCCGTAGCCGTGGCTACACCGGCCCATACCCACTACCGGGTAGCGCGGGAGGCCCTGCTGGCCGGTAAAGACGTATTTGTCGAGAAACCCCTGGCCCTATCCCGGGCCGAGGCTGAAGAACTGGTAGACCTGGCGGCGGCTAAAAACCGCATCCTGATGGCCGGGCACCTTCTCCTCTACCAGCCAGCCATCCAGTGGCTGAAAAACTATATTGCCTCCGGCGCCGTCGGCGATGTAGCCTACCTCTCCCAGGAAAGGTTGAAGCTCGGTCGCGTGCGCGCGGTGGAGAACGTCCTGTGGAGCTTCGGCGTCCACGATATTGCCGTGCTCCTCTACCTGGTGGGAGAAAAGCCACAGGAGGTCAAGGCCGCAGGCCAGTGTTTCCTGCAGGAAGGTATCGAAGACGATGTCCACGTGCATCTCAAGTTTAGCGGCGGCGTGCAGGCCCACCTGCATGTATCCTGGCTGTGGCCGGAGCAGAGGCGCCGCCTGACCATAGCCGGTTCCAAAGCCATGCTTACCTATGATGAACTGGCGCAGGAGGTCGTTCTGCATAAAAAGCGGATAACCCCGGAGCTGCATAACCGTGATGAGGGCAGCGAGGTAGTCTTCCGGGGCAGTGAAGAACCACTCCTGCTGGAGTGCCGCCATTTCCTGGAGTGTATAAAGGAGCGGAAAGAGCCTTTATCTAACGGCCGGAGCGCCCTGGAGGTAATCGAAGTCCTGGAGAGGGCCGGAAAACAATTGAAGGAAGATGGAGTATGA
- a CDS encoding nucleotide sugar dehydrogenase, translating into MSVPHVITEKTYAAELIHKIKTRQANVAVVGLGYVGLPLAVEKAKVGFNVLGIEQNPKRAFKVNNGENYILDVKDEELKSLVQEGKIKAYTDFNCLPQADVIVICVPTPLDANRDPDITYIKNVTAEIARHLRPGQLITLESTTYPGTTQEVILPRLAATGLKVGEDFFLAHSPERVDPGNKRFTTNNISKVVGGVTPACLEVACTFYAQTIQQVVPVSSPAVAEMTKVFENTYRAVNIALVNELMLLCDKMGLDVWEVIDAAGTKPFGIQTFYPGPGVGGHCIPVDPFYLAWKAREYDFQTRFIELAGEINIQVSYYVVDKVIEALNRIQKAVNGSRILILGVAYKKDIPDIRESPALRIIPQLIKRGAVLSYHDPYIPFIEPRECPQFSAASVELSAERIAAADLVLILTDHSGIDYQWVVDQARIVVDTRNATKHVNNNRHKIIKI; encoded by the coding sequence ATGTCCGTTCCCCATGTCATTACCGAAAAAACTTATGCCGCCGAACTGATACATAAAATCAAAACGCGCCAGGCCAACGTAGCCGTTGTCGGCCTGGGATATGTAGGCCTACCGCTGGCGGTAGAGAAAGCCAAGGTGGGCTTTAATGTTTTAGGCATCGAGCAGAATCCTAAAAGAGCGTTCAAAGTAAACAACGGCGAAAACTATATCCTGGACGTCAAAGATGAAGAGTTAAAATCCCTGGTCCAAGAGGGGAAGATAAAAGCTTATACTGATTTCAACTGTTTACCCCAGGCCGATGTCATCGTCATCTGCGTTCCCACCCCCCTGGACGCCAACCGTGATCCAGATATCACCTACATCAAAAACGTTACGGCAGAAATAGCCCGGCACTTGCGCCCGGGCCAGCTAATTACCCTGGAGAGCACCACCTACCCCGGCACCACCCAGGAGGTCATCCTGCCCCGCTTAGCAGCAACGGGCCTCAAGGTAGGCGAAGATTTCTTCCTGGCCCATTCGCCGGAAAGGGTGGACCCCGGCAACAAGCGTTTTACCACTAACAACATTTCCAAGGTCGTCGGCGGCGTGACACCCGCATGCCTGGAGGTGGCCTGTACCTTCTATGCCCAGACCATCCAGCAGGTAGTACCGGTATCCTCGCCGGCCGTAGCCGAGATGACGAAAGTCTTCGAAAATACCTACCGCGCCGTCAACATAGCCCTGGTGAATGAATTAATGCTCCTCTGCGACAAAATGGGCCTGGACGTTTGGGAAGTAATTGACGCCGCCGGTACCAAGCCCTTCGGCATCCAGACCTTTTATCCCGGCCCGGGCGTTGGCGGTCACTGCATCCCCGTCGATCCCTTTTATCTGGCCTGGAAGGCGCGGGAGTACGACTTCCAAACCCGTTTCATCGAGCTTGCGGGGGAAATCAACATCCAGGTATCTTATTATGTTGTCGATAAGGTTATCGAGGCCTTAAATAGGATACAAAAAGCCGTTAACGGCTCCCGCATCCTTATCCTGGGCGTGGCTTACAAAAAAGACATTCCCGACATCCGGGAGTCTCCGGCCTTGAGGATTATCCCCCAGCTCATCAAACGCGGCGCGGTTTTGAGCTACCATGATCCCTATATTCCCTTTATAGAACCCCGGGAATGCCCTCAATTCAGCGCCGCCAGCGTGGAGCTTTCGGCCGAAAGAATCGCCGCCGCCGATCTCGTCCTGATTCTCACCGACCACTCCGGTATCGACTACCAGTGGGTGGTGGATCAGGCCAGGATCGTCGTTGATACGCGCAACGCTACTAAACACGTAAATAATAACCGGCACAAGATCATCAAAATTTGA
- a CDS encoding acyltransferase, protein MSEKDYFVHETACVDAGARIGRGTKVWHFCHIMPGAEIGENCNLGQNVFVARNVKIGNNVKIQNNVSVYEGVILEDDVFCGPSMVFTNVRTPRAAYPRNTSSDYASTLVKRGASIGANATIVCGVTIGEWAFVAAGTVVTKDVPPYALVAGVPARIAGWACECGVPLKFAGNTTTCSECGKKYEKRGEATVERIA, encoded by the coding sequence ATGAGCGAAAAAGATTATTTTGTCCACGAAACGGCCTGCGTAGATGCCGGGGCCAGAATCGGCAGGGGAACGAAGGTCTGGCACTTCTGTCATATTATGCCGGGAGCGGAAATAGGTGAAAACTGCAACCTGGGCCAGAATGTTTTTGTGGCCCGGAACGTAAAAATAGGCAACAACGTCAAGATCCAGAACAACGTTTCCGTTTACGAAGGGGTTATCCTGGAAGACGACGTCTTTTGCGGGCCGAGCATGGTCTTTACCAACGTCAGAACGCCGCGGGCGGCTTATCCCCGCAATACCAGCAGCGATTACGCTAGCACTCTGGTGAAGAGGGGGGCCTCCATCGGCGCCAATGCCACAATTGTCTGCGGGGTGACTATCGGCGAATGGGCTTTTGTTGCGGCGGGGACGGTGGTGACAAAAGACGTGCCGCCCTACGCCCTGGTGGCCGGCGTACCGGCCCGGATCGCCGGCTGGGCCTGCGAGTGCGGCGTACCTTTAAAGTTTGCCGGGAATACCACTACCTGCAGCGAATGCGGCAAGAAATATGAAAAGCGAGGAGAAGCTACCGTTGAGCGGATTGCCTAA